CAACACTTTGGGATGttccttctgtctttcactACAACACCATGGGATgttccttctgtctttctctgcaaCACCATGGGATgttccttctgtctttctctacaaCACCATGGGATgttccttctgtctttctctgcaaCACCATGGGATgttccttctgtctttctctacaaCACTTTGGGATGttccttctgtctttcactACAACACCATGGGATgttccttctgtctttctctacaaCACTTTGGGATgttccttctgtctttctctacaaCACCATGGGATgttccttctgtctttctccacaACACCATGGGATGttcctcctgtctttctctacaACACCATGGGATgttccttctgtctttctctacaaCACTTTGGGATGTTCCTTCTGTCTTTGTCTACAACACTTTGGGATgttccttctgtctttctctacaaCACTTTGGGATgttccttctgtctttctctgcaaCACCAGCGGATGTTCCTTCTGTCTTTTACAACACCATTAAATATGGGTGTTCTGTGTGAACTTCTGTACATTGTGGAGGTTCTGTGTTCATGTTCACCCTGTTTTCTCTGGTGTTTCCCCAGGCTCAGCTGGCCCTGGCGTGTCCCTCTAAACCTGGGCTGTGTCTGGGGTTATGGTGAAGCCATGTGTCCCAGTGGGTGGACTAGATGTCACAAAGGAGATGAAAAGGAGCCAGGGAGAGGACTGGGGAGAGGGTTGGGGAAattgagagggaaggagagaggactgGAGCACTGGATGGGGACTGGGACCCAGAAGGACCTGGGTGTCGGGACGAGCCTGGCTGGAGGCCTGGCAGGCTGGCTCGtcgccctgctcctcctccccttcctccctctaGTGGCCTCCCAGTGCCCGGACAGCTGCCACTGTGTGTGGGAGAGCAGCCTGGTGCAGTGTGCAGACGCTGGGCTCCGGGAGTTCCCCCAGGGCATCCCTCCGGACACAGTCACCCTCCACCTGGAGAGAAACTACATCCACTCGCTCCCCGAGGGCGCCTTCAGGCAAGGAAGAGTTTTTACAGTGTCATAATTGGATTGTTATTCACCCTGCTCCTTTTATGTAATTAGatattttttcctttgttcATATATGCATGACAATACCATAAAAATATAGTTCCCGATTTGACTTTCGTTCccgatttaaatgtttttatttcacaacaaattttattttatagaaataaTTAAGCAGTACAGAAAAGCAGTACCCATAGGggagaacaaaacaaacaaacaacctaAACTTGCATTCCAACTGACTTTATttcaaacaacaataaaacagaaagaatcttacattttattatgtatGTATGCAAGAGCCTTGAACCAGCTAGATATGCTCTCAAATGCAGCTCCATTTATTCTGGCAGTTGATCACTCTGATGTACAGATACCATTGAGCATTACTTTGAAGAATTGATTTCTCACGCGCCGTTGAAGCTGCCAACATTATTCAGGTTTCTTTGTAATACTTGTTAATAATTGGGGTTGTCACCAACATTATTCATGAGCATAATAGAAAGAACATACTGACACTTTTTCCTAATACAACTAAATATGCTCGCCGTCGCCAGTGCTGGAGTCAGGGCAGGCATCACGGTCCAGAAAGCTTTAGTAGTTGCTCAATACCCAAAAATATGCATGAAAAATGAGGAGCATTCATTACGTTGATCAATATCTAAAAGCTTTAATTAAAATCTTCCCATATGAGTAAAATACTTTTCATcagaattaattaatttattaagtTCATGTTCGAGTTCATACAATACAAAGTTCATACAATAAAGCAATTATTTCATATCATGGCCTGATCCTATGCTATACCAACGCTCTCCAGATTATTATTTCATATCATGGCCTGATCCTATGCTATACCAACGCTCTCCAGATTATTATTTCATATCATGGCCTGATCCTATGCTATACCAACGCTCTCCAGATTATTATTTCATATCATGGCCTGATCCTATGCTATACCAACGCTCTCCAGATTATTATTTCATATCATGGCCTGATCCTATGCTATACCAACGCTCTCCAGATTATTATTTCATATCATGGCCTGATCCTATGCTATACCAACGCTCTCCAGATTTGCCTCGCCTTTGTCATAGGGATTACATTAACATTATGTGAGGTTGGGCAAGGATATGATAGCAAATTAGAAAACCCAAAATGGCCACGAGGCAGATTACGTAGTTATCGTTCTTCCTCTTATCGTCCTCTTCCTCCAGGGAACTCACCCAGCTGCGAGACCTCTACCTCTCCCACAACCGCATCGACTCGCTGTCCTCCGGCGCCCTGCGGCACTTGACCCCGGAGCTCCGCCTCCTCGACCTCAGCCACAATCAGCTACGCATGGTGAGCCGGCACGACTTCGGCTACACGCGGGCAGTGACTCGCCTCTACCACAACCCATGGCACTGCGACTGTGCCCTCCAGGAGCTGATGAGGACGTTGCATCTCGAGCCGGAGACGATCAACGGGATCTTGTGCGAGAGCTCGACGAGGGGCCCCGGGGAGGGGAGTCGCTGGG
This sequence is a window from Esox lucius isolate fEsoLuc1 chromosome 17, fEsoLuc1.pri, whole genome shotgun sequence. Protein-coding genes within it:
- the LOC105016701 gene encoding leucine-rich repeat-containing protein 3, yielding MCPSGWTRCHKGDEKEPGRGLGRGLGKLRGKERGLEHWMGTGTQKDLGVGTSLAGGLAGWLVALLLLPFLPLVASQCPDSCHCVWESSLVQCADAGLREFPQGIPPDTVTLHLERNYIHSLPEGAFRELTQLRDLYLSHNRIDSLSSGALRHLTPELRLLDLSHNQLRMVSRHDFGYTRAVTRLYHNPWHCDCALQELMRTLHLEPETINGILCESSTRGPGEGSRWEDPGGTSEHSGQPLVKLLDSGVNFCSLHRKTTDVAMLVTMFVWFFMVIVYVVYYVRQNQAETRRHLEYLKSLPSPKKTQTEPDTLSTGF